A genomic window from Macaca mulatta isolate MMU2019108-1 chromosome 19, T2T-MMU8v2.0, whole genome shotgun sequence includes:
- the RAB11B gene encoding ras-related protein Rab-11B, giving the protein MGTRDDEYDYLFKVVLIGDSGVGKSNLLSRFTRNEFNLESKSTIGVEFATRSIQVDGKTIKAQIWDTAGQERYRAITSAYYRGAVGALLVYDIAKHLTYENVERWLKELRDHADSNIVIMLVGNKSDLRHLRAVPTDEARAFAEKNNLSFIETSALDSTNVEEAFKNILTEIYRIVSQKQIADRAAHDESPGNNVVDISVPPTTDGQKPNKLQCCQNL; this is encoded by the exons ATGGGGACCCGGGACGACGAGTACGACTACCTATTCAAAG TGGTGCTCATCGGGGACTCGGGCGTGGGCAAGAGCAACCTGCTGTCGCGCTTCACCCGCAACGAGTTCAACCTGGAGAGCAAGAGCACCATCGGCGTGGAGTTCGCCACCCGCAGCATCCAGGTGGACGGCAAGACCATCAAGGCGCAGATCTGGGACACCGCCGGCCAGGAGCGCTACCGCGCCATCACCTCCGC GTACTACCGAGGCGCAGTGGGCGCCCTGCTGGTGTATGACATCGCCAAGCACCTGACCTATGAGAACGTGGAGCGCTGGCTGAAGGAGCTTCGGGACCACGCAGACAGCAACATTGTCATCATGCtggtgggcaacaagagtgacctgCGCCATCTGCGGGCCGTGCCCACTGACGAGGCCCGCGCCTTCGCAG AAAAGAACAACTTGTCCTTCATCGAGACCTCAGCCTTGGATTCCACCAACGTAGAGGAAGCGTTCAAGAACATCCTCACAG AGATCTACCGCATCGTGTCTCAGAAACAGATTGCAGACCGCGCTGCCCACGACGAGTCCCCGGGGAACAACGTGGTGGACATCAGCGTGCCGCCCACCACGGACGGACAGAAGCCCAACAAGCTGCAGTGCTGCCAGAACCTGTGA
- the RAB11B gene encoding ras-related protein Rab-11B isoform X1, with product MGTHRTSPPRPVVLIGDSGVGKSNLLSRFTRNEFNLESKSTIGVEFATRSIQVDGKTIKAQIWDTAGQERYRAITSAYYRGAVGALLVYDIAKHLTYENVERWLKELRDHADSNIVIMLVGNKSDLRHLRAVPTDEARAFAEKNNLSFIETSALDSTNVEEAFKNILTEIYRIVSQKQIADRAAHDESPGNNVVDISVPPTTDGQKPNKLQCCQNL from the exons ATGGGGACTCACAGAACCTCGCCTCCCCGCCCAGTGGTGCTCATCGGGGACTCGGGCGTGGGCAAGAGCAACCTGCTGTCGCGCTTCACCCGCAACGAGTTCAACCTGGAGAGCAAGAGCACCATCGGCGTGGAGTTCGCCACCCGCAGCATCCAGGTGGACGGCAAGACCATCAAGGCGCAGATCTGGGACACCGCCGGCCAGGAGCGCTACCGCGCCATCACCTCCGC GTACTACCGAGGCGCAGTGGGCGCCCTGCTGGTGTATGACATCGCCAAGCACCTGACCTATGAGAACGTGGAGCGCTGGCTGAAGGAGCTTCGGGACCACGCAGACAGCAACATTGTCATCATGCtggtgggcaacaagagtgacctgCGCCATCTGCGGGCCGTGCCCACTGACGAGGCCCGCGCCTTCGCAG AAAAGAACAACTTGTCCTTCATCGAGACCTCAGCCTTGGATTCCACCAACGTAGAGGAAGCGTTCAAGAACATCCTCACAG AGATCTACCGCATCGTGTCTCAGAAACAGATTGCAGACCGCGCTGCCCACGACGAGTCCCCGGGGAACAACGTGGTGGACATCAGCGTGCCGCCCACCACGGACGGACAGAAGCCCAACAAGCTGCAGTGCTGCCAGAACCTGTGA